A genomic window from Mobula hypostoma chromosome X1, sMobHyp1.1, whole genome shotgun sequence includes:
- the LOC134340231 gene encoding keratin, type I cytoskeletal 19-like, with protein sequence MQSSFRSSSSQSWGSRSLSRANSGRRGGSMYGFGQTSISSVGLSGGYGLGFASTGVGASSASIVANEKQTMQDLNDRLAAYLGKVRWLEKSNAELELQIREYYEQAGPTTRDYSEYWATITSLRDQIKDLILANSEMMLQVDNSKLAAEDFKAKFETELSIRMSVENDINGLRMMLDNLTLEKSQLETEIENLKEELIYIRKNHEDELRSLKSQMTGNVSVDVRAADSVDLLKVLGEIRAKYEAMAAQNKADADDWYKQQFAAVQQEITVNTSALDGEKSRLTELRHSCQGLETELSTIHSIIASLEGNLNEVDMRFSGERANLQMTINGLEGELGDLRAKILSMSQEYQQLLNIKSRLEVEIETYRRLLGGYGSHSSGQVSTTSTIQKTVVKEEREPVVSTQTTTFTVVEEVVNGKVVSTRMEPIN encoded by the exons ATGCAGTCCAGCTTCAGAAGCAGCAGTAGTCAGAGCTGGGGGTCCCGTAGCTTGTCCCGGGCCAACTCAGGCCGGCGGGGAGGCAGTATGTACGGCTTCGGTCAGACCAGCATCTCCTCGGTTGGTCTGTCCGGCGGCTATGGCCTGGGGTTCGCCTCCACCGGCGTGGGCGCCTCCTCCGCCTCCATCGTCGCCAACGAGAAGCAGACCATGCAGGATCTGAACGACCGGCTGGCGGCGTACCTGGGGAAGGTGCGCTGGCTGGAGAAGTCCAACGCCGAACTGGAGCTTCAGATCCGGGAGTACTACGAACAGGCGGGTCCCACCACCCGCGACTACAGCGAGTACTGGGCCACCATCACGAGCCTCCGCGACCAG ATCAAGGACTTGATCCTCGCCAACTCCGAAATGATGCTTCAAGTGGACAACTCCAAACTGGCGGCGGAAGACTTCAAAGCCAA GTTTGAAACTGAGTTGTCCATCAGGATGTCCGTTGAGAACGATATCAATGGTCTGCGCATGATGTTGGATAACCTCACCCTCGAGAAGAGCCAGCTGGAGACCGAGATTGAGAACCTGAAAGAGGAGCTCATTTACATCAGGAAAAACCATGAAGAT GagctcaggagcctgaagtcccagATGACTGGCAACGTTTCTGTCGATGTCAGAGCTGCAGACTCCGTGGACTTGCTCAAGGTTCTGGGAGAAATTCGGGCCAAGTATGAAGCCATGGCCGCCCAGAACAAGGCAGACGCCGACGATTGGTACAAGCAGCAG TTTGCGGCTGTGCAACAGGAGATCACCGTCAACACGAGTGCCCTCGATGGGGAgaaatccagactgactgaaCTGAGGCACAGCTGTCAGGGGCTGGAGACCGAGCTGAGCACAATACACAGCATT ATCGCCTCGCTGGAGGGGAACCTGAACGAGGTTGACATGCGCTTCTCCGGAGAGAGGGCCAATCTGCAGATGACCATCAACGGACTGGAAGGGGAGTTGGGCGATCTCCGCGCCAAGATCCTGTCCATGAGCCAGGAGTACCAGCAGCTTCTGAACATAAAGAGCAGACTGGAGGTGGAAATTGAGACCTATCGCAGGCTGCTGGGTGGCTACGG GAGTCATTCTTCTGGCCAAGTGTCAACCACATCAACTATACAGAAGACGGTGGTCAAGGAGGAAAGAG AGCCCGTTGTTTCCACTCAGACCACGACGTTCACCGTGGTGGAGGAGGTTGTGAACGGGAAAGTGGTGTCTACTCGTATGGAGCCGATAAATTAA